The Bacteroidales bacterium genome includes the window AAGCACATAATTCTGCACAGGTTTATACAGGTTTTGCCCTGGGTCTTTTTACTGTTTGCTCAACTTTTTATTTTTTTTAAAATTTGTATGAAAAAACTGAATATTTCACTAATAAAATATTTTATTGTTATATTAATTGCCGGATGTAATAATTATAGCGATACTTCTTCACAAAATATTTCAGTAAATCAAACAGGAATATCATTACAAACAGAAAATAATGATACTTTGTTAAAATTTGTAAAATCTATTTCTGTTCCTGATGCTTATGAAAGAATACCTGTTATCGCTAATTCTTTTGCTGAATATTTAAGGAATTTATCATTAAAACAAAAAGATAATATTGTTTACTTGTATAATGGAAAGCAAAAAGCAAATCAGGAAGCTCAGTATGTCATACTGAAAATTGATGTTGGTAATCGTGATTTACAACAATGTGCTGATGCTGTTATGCGACTAAGGGCTGAGTATTTATATCAACAAAAAAAGTATGATAAAATCCATTTTAATTTTACAAGTGGCGATACTGCAAAATATTTAAAATATGCACAAGGTTACAGGGTGTCAATTAGCAATAACAAAGTTTTTTGGAATTTAAGTGCAAAACCCGATTCATCGTATAAAACTTTTAGAAAATATTTAAACCTTATTTTTACATATTGCGGAACATATTCATTAAATAAAGAATTAATAAAAGTTAATAATATTAATGATATTAAAATCGGAGATGTTTTTATTCAAACAGGAAATCCGTATGGTCATGCGATTATTGTAATGGATGTTGCAGTTAATAAAAACACAAACGAAAAAATATATATTCTTGCTCAAAGCTATATGCCTGCTCAGGAAATTCATATATTAAAAAACCCTGTTAATAATAATCTTTCCCCATGGTATTCGGTAAAATTTGAAGGAGATTTAGAAACTCCCGAATGGACATTTAAAAAACAAAATTTAAAAAGATTTGTTGACTAATGTTTTTGAATACAAATCCGGAATTATAATTTATCTTTGTGTTTTCATAGAAAATATAATATAGTTGCCAACCATATTAACGAAAAACGAAAGTAAAATGAAAAAAGTTTTTATCCTGATAATTTGTGTAGTAATGTTTTCTATGACAAATTTTGCTCAGTTGCTTGAAACAAATGATAGTGCATATGAAAAATATGCATCAGAACAGGAAATAATAAATCGTTCCTTTTCAGAATATTTTTATGGAAACTTCACGGAGATATATTCTTTTAATGAAAAGAATTTTTTAAGTATAATGGATTCTTTAAGAAATAGTTATACAGAACACTTAGCAATATTTGAAAAAGAAAATCCATATATTGACAATTCTTTTTTATTCGAAGAAACGAAAGAAATTCAATACTATTTCGATAAGTTATTAATTGAATATCCTATTTATCACGAAAGATTTACAGGTGAGAAAATACCAATTAATAAAAGACTTGAAAGAAATCTTTCAGATTTCAATAATCCAAAACTACTTAACATTAAAAGTTATGTAGAATATCTTAAAGCTTTTTTATACGTTCAGTCAAAAATTGAACTTAAAAAAGCAGAGTACAAAAAAATCGACAATCAACAACTTAATGCAACATTAAATCTGATTCAAAAATATTTCTCAAATCAAGTGGTTATTGATTATTTGAAATTTTACTATCTAAATAATCATATTGATAATTTTGGAATTAAGAATATTGACAATCTATATAAAGATTTCATTACCAATTGCAAAGACACATCTTATGTAAATAAAATAAAGTCATTTTATACAGAAGAAGCTAAGGGAAGAAAAGGTCATCTGATTAAAACATATAAAACTGTTGATAATTATAATTTAGAAATACATTTGTTTTTACCTGAAAATGACAATCAACAAAATAAAAGACCTGTAATTATATATTTTAGCGGTGGTAGCTGGTCTAAAGGGAAACCAGATTGGAACTTTTATGCCTGTCAAAGCTATGCTAAGCAAGGTTGGGTTGGGGTTACAGTGGAATACAGATTAGCAGATAGACAAGGAACTCTTCCATTTGAAGCAGTAATGGATGCGAAATCAGCTATTCGATGGTTGAGACAGAACGCAGATGATTACAATATTGATATAAATAAAATTGTAGCTTCGGGAAATAGCGCAGGTGGTCATTTAATTTTAGTTGCGGCATTAACTGAAAAATGGAATGAAAAGAATGATAACTTAAAATATAGTCCTGTTCCTAATGTTTTGTTAGTAAATTCGGGTGTATATGATTTGACAGACGCTAATACTTCATGGATTCGGCAAGATTTACGGAATAGAAACCAGAATGAAAATCTTGTAAAAGAAATATCTCCGAACTCTTTAATTAAAAAGGGGTTGCCACCTACATTAATAATTCATGGAACAAATGATAGAAATGTTCCGTTTTCGACAGCAAAACAATTTGAAAATAAAATGAAGCGTGAAGGAAATAATATTGAATTTCATGCATTAGAAGGAGCTGGTCACTTTATTTGGTGGGGACAATATGCACAACAGGTTTCAGAAATAAGGAGTAAATTTTTAGAAAAGTTAGGTTATTGACACAATACGGTTCATCTGTTCAAATTCAAGCGGGGAGTTATTGCGGTTTGACAAGAAATTACTATCTTCAAACTTTATTAACAGGGGACAGGGAAACAAGGCGAAAATCCTCGCCAAAATTTAACAGCTAACAGTTAAAGTTCATAAGAAAACTTCTATATTCTCCTTTTCGTTCGAAATGACAGCATAATTATAAATTTCAAGGGTTTTTTTATAGAAACTAATTACATAAAAAATCAAACAAATGTCAAAATCAAAAAAAAAGAAATCATTTAATAAAAGAACTTTATCAAACAAAATATTAGGTATATTTTCAAATAATCCTACAAAATCATATAATTATAAACAAATTGCACAAAAGTTCGAAATAAAAGATATTGCAACAAAACAACTAATTACTACAATATTATATGAATTTGTGGAATATGAGAATTTGATAGAAGTATATAAAGGAAAATTCAAATTCAAATCAAAAGGCGGTTTTGTTACAGGAACTGTTGACCTTACTTCAAAAGGATATGCTCATATAATTACTGATGATATTGAAAATATTGTTTATGTTTCAAAATCAAATCTTAATCATGCTTTACATAATGACAAAGTTAAAGTTTATTTGTATGCAAAACGTAAAAGCAGACATTTCGAAGGAGAAGTTGTTGAAATTATAGAACGTACAAAATCTTCGTTTGTCGGCACTTTAGAAATAACCAGAAATTTTGCATTTCTTGTGCCCAGTTCAAAAACAATGCCGGTTGATATTTTTATTCCCCAAAAAAATTTGAATAAGGCAGAAAACGGACAAAAAGTAATAGCAAAGATTATCGACTGGCCAAAAAGAGCTAAAAATCCTGTAGGAGAAATTGTTGAAATA containing:
- a CDS encoding DUF4846 domain-containing protein, which produces MKKLNISLIKYFIVILIAGCNNYSDTSSQNISVNQTGISLQTENNDTLLKFVKSISVPDAYERIPVIANSFAEYLRNLSLKQKDNIVYLYNGKQKANQEAQYVILKIDVGNRDLQQCADAVMRLRAEYLYQQKKYDKIHFNFTSGDTAKYLKYAQGYRVSISNNKVFWNLSAKPDSSYKTFRKYLNLIFTYCGTYSLNKELIKVNNINDIKIGDVFIQTGNPYGHAIIVMDVAVNKNTNEKIYILAQSYMPAQEIHILKNPVNNNLSPWYSVKFEGDLETPEWTFKKQNLKRFVD
- a CDS encoding alpha/beta hydrolase, with product MKKVFILIICVVMFSMTNFAQLLETNDSAYEKYASEQEIINRSFSEYFYGNFTEIYSFNEKNFLSIMDSLRNSYTEHLAIFEKENPYIDNSFLFEETKEIQYYFDKLLIEYPIYHERFTGEKIPINKRLERNLSDFNNPKLLNIKSYVEYLKAFLYVQSKIELKKAEYKKIDNQQLNATLNLIQKYFSNQVVIDYLKFYYLNNHIDNFGIKNIDNLYKDFITNCKDTSYVNKIKSFYTEEAKGRKGHLIKTYKTVDNYNLEIHLFLPENDNQQNKRPVIIYFSGGSWSKGKPDWNFYACQSYAKQGWVGVTVEYRLADRQGTLPFEAVMDAKSAIRWLRQNADDYNIDINKIVASGNSAGGHLILVAALTEKWNEKNDNLKYSPVPNVLLVNSGVYDLTDANTSWIRQDLRNRNQNENLVKEISPNSLIKKGLPPTLIIHGTNDRNVPFSTAKQFENKMKREGNNIEFHALEGAGHFIWWGQYAQQVSEIRSKFLEKLGY